Genomic segment of Arctopsyche grandis isolate Sample6627 chromosome 3, ASM5162203v2, whole genome shotgun sequence:
tgtcacgtcgaaacacctgatatctggcatcaaaaaactcactattattgaatgagtcatttagccaagtttctgatagacagataatatcataattattaactaatacattttgaagaaaagagtcagatttagttcggagacctctgacattttgataataaatgacaagacgattagaagacattgtaaaaaaggaagtagatagagcacgtactgatataaatataaatatccatatgcataaatgaaaatagatatatgcatataaacatacacataactgcatacacagataaagatatggaattattaagcaaaccatccttggtgataccagttgaaatgcAAAGGTATACATGGACATTATACCTTTGTATTATATGATGTatcgattcttaatctgtttagcacattcgccgctttggagcaatctgtaaggcgaatgtgcatgattaattgaagaatgaaaaatgaaaaatacacaGCAGTTAGTAAACGAGTccttataaacgttgacaaatgaatgacacagaTCACACGATCCATGTTCAACGCATTTTTTgtcaatgctacctttaaaggtttagcaggtagtattcttgtttactttgcacatgcaaaaattcACAACGCCTGTCGGCGTTTGGCAAcgaaacgccgatcggcgttggtcaacattcaaagggttaatggcCAACTTTAAGTAAACGACCAACTATGATGGAAAGTAGAAGAAATGATAAGAGAAAAAGTTTCCAATACTTACGACACACATCCCTCAAGGACGATGGTTCCTTTACATCTCTGCGAGTGGTTATGGGTTTGGGTTCGTCACACCCCATCGCTCCATGTCTCACTATTTCGCTCCTCGGATTCCTTGGGCTGCTGCTCTATCTTCGTAATGGTCGAATTTCCAATAATGGCGTTACAAATGTCCGTCGGTCCGTTCGACAAATGCCTCTCCCCGACATCTTTTCTCCGTCGTAATCCCGCTGCGGCGGTTCTCAAAATGCGGTCCGCCTACGTGACTGATTGTGACCATCTGACGATTTATGACCGCCATTTGTTATACGACTGGACGAAAGCTGGACGAGAATCTCGGCCGGGTATCATCCCCGGTCCGTACATACGTCAAATCGCCTTATCCGAAAATGACTCCTCTGAGGATTCTGTCACGTCAAAATCTCGACGAAAATACCACCACCCTTCAATATCGTACAGTGACAGCTTACACTGTGGATCACTTACTTTTAAGCTACACGAATCaatgactttttattttaatatttatttattattttaataacaatgccCAAATGTGACCTGGCATGTTGCCCCAATgaagtcttacaaaaaaaaaagaaaagaataataaaaattaccaatcattcatctcattcaaatagactcgtgttgaatctcatgaaactgaccagttcatcaacatgacaattaaacaggtccaaatgttcatcacCTCACACAAGAAACCAGATAGCCTTGACAAGAAACGAGTTCTTGAAatcagacgttttcgcaggaatgggttggaaaagtaaacgatgtcgcaaagctctaccgcattcaggcgcccaaaatttaaGTTCCGATAAAATCGAAAGGTTGTCAATACTTCCCTTAAATACTCCacagaaatatttggaaaagatagtgagtcaaagcctagcctaccttgtaaaaaggcagtgggaaataaatgggggtaatatttatatttcctcatataaaggcatccaAGAAACCTTTTTtaaactctttctatcaagagagagaatttaatttcagttaaTGTGCAActtgtcaggtcacattggtcattattgttattatttttatcatctatccatttatataatgtatttattataataataaatcaaatataaataaataaagtcaattttaattcaattttaatcaaatttgtatTTATGATGCTCTGTGAAATGACtattaattgtttatcgatgtttgtaactggtcaggaaggcacattggggtttacctgtgaggccttcttggaatttatttatttatatacacgtGCATGTAAATATAACTAAATATGAAAGACAGTTTGCACGTTTCAGACTGGTTCGTcttaaaaaaactaataaagaTGTTGAAACCCAACccaattgttgttaaaataagaAGAAAATAGTACCTTCGTAATCTATTTTACTATCCTATGAAACATTTCTTGAAAAGTTAACACCTAATAAAGCAAATCATCAATTAGAAAAGCGCACGTTCTTTCTTTCACACATACAATATTCAACACCAACCCCAATCATTGTTCCTGCCCTTCAAATTCCATACCATCCAGAGAGCAACGtaaaacatcgaaaaaaaacccaccccatatttaattttaataatagaacCCACCCGATTTAATCAACCCAACCCTCAAACGACCTTCTTtgtcttgggtaccattcgagcaacttatatatgtatgtacctctcATTCGGTATTCTAATTTCCCACAGTACATACGCAAAATTTTGCACGACTCTCACCCACTAAGCCCCATTCGAAATAGATAGCCCAGAGCATGTGAGACAATAAACACGCCATTACATTGATAAAAGGAACGTTTTAAATCGTCGTTTATTATTGAAACTGTGAGCGCCACGTGTCCTATGATAGCAGGTGCTAAAGCTTCGACGACGATTACCACAACTCGCACGTGCGATCTCGTACGCGCGTGACGCGAAAAACAGAACGGGGTCCTTCCCATctctgaaaatttaatttaaggttTAAAAAAAACCCTGAAGGAGTGTATTTTTCGCCCACCCTCGTGCTCGAAATCCCTTATGGATTTCGGAAACAGATATTTTGGCCATAAATTCTATTTTTATAGCCGAAACGAGATACGCTCTGTATATAATTGGAGTCTGAAGAATTAGCTCGGTGCAGTTTCTGTGTCGTCTCCTCCACTAGGCGAACATGGTTAGTTCATTGTGGCAAACGTGACTGAAAGAAAGTGCTTTCAATTGCCGCACAATGGCCGTCCATCATACTTTGCCGCCTGGAATCAGAACACACAATGCTTCCATATCAAGAGATGTGCTCGAGTGATTCATAATCTCGCTCAGACTCCTCGTCACATTCAGAATgacttttttgttgttttttttttctccttgATTTACCAGCACTCTTACCTGGTAGGTAATTTGACGCTGAGAATTTTTCCTCATGTCTGTTCTTAGCAATGCACTGTGGGACggaatattattatgtaaataatcaTATGTAAGGTCTTATCTGCATTATCTCACGCTTCGTTTGAGTAATATGCGAAATCATTTTTTGCTTTCCTAACATTCAGGCATTTCAGgtcaatattataatacaaactagtgttgtacccgatgaaattttatttattttttttttacagaaaggccttacaagtaaccccaatgcgccttcctgaccaattacaaacattgcagcattttatttatttatttatttttattatacatacatataaaagtcgctgaattacgcgacactgaaaaactcgcaaattaacgagacatctatgaattgtacataaattttattgtacattaatcaagctcaaataatggtgacatagtaggtaggaaggatatttagccaattttaccgggaaccgtttcaacaatgaaatcagagaaaattggcaaactctgatcgatttggagtcataaatattcaagtctgagcagcagcactacagatatactcagaaaaattcttttcaatcgaggtcagctcatgggatcgaacccggtgcctctcgacgctaagcagaagcttaacgaccgagctatgctgctggctatatcatcgcatgggtgttggtatattaagttattaaataaaataaaattaaaagaaatttctcgatccgcacgcggtcgattttttttcaaataccttttaaatatatttaatttaatatttatattaaatgtttaatatgaaaaaaatggtaaaaaatacGTACCTACCTGGTGGTAAATTCTCTGTCAAGAGGacacattggtagcaaatagtatatatagaagtttttcttttgttgttgtattcgtatatatgtttTGGTAGTGGTTTAGATGtgacgtatttacatatgtactatgtatgtcgaatcgaaacgactattatatgtataatagtaagGCGGGCGTTATcaaagacagacagacacacagaatattatatatataatgatgatATATCAGACAGTTCCTTACAAACAATTGCATTCacactaaaaaaaaacagtacattaaataaaatcactGTTTGAGTTTGAGTGGAATATGAAAACaattgcaaagtttcaaaacgatttgaagactgcaggaattttagctcaatcttttGCGAAAGCCAACTAATAAGAggcttataaaaatgaaaaatgtcaaaaatgccAAAAAACCACCTGAGACAAGTCGGAGCAAACGATCCTGGAAATGCCACACCAGGATCGTCTGTTATCATCTGTCTCTGCTGACTATCCTGGAAAAGGCACATAAGAAATAAGATAAGGTTTAGAGAAGAGAAGATAGAGTATTGAAggaaaataaaagtcatataATGTGATTTACATTCATGCATAGATTGGTATGTTCGAACATCTACCATCTTACGACAGGCTAGAGGTTTCATGAGATGTTTGAGAGATGTGTGAGAAAAACTGTGAGATGTTTGAGAATCAATGTtgtgatcacgggttcgattccaactggttgctgctgaccagaccttagatatgtgactccaggtcgatcgtttcctgccAGAGTTTGctagtttatctgattttcattgcaaCGGTTCCAACAATTTGGCATCCCTGTCCTATCTCTTTCGCGAaaattcaagttattcagcatctatATTTTTGCTGATttctataaatgctgcaaattttgtCCATATACtatatctctgtggatgttgattgtatgtaatataataacacACATATCGTGTTTAATGTCAATAATTATGTAGAATTAATAAATCCCAATCTATCAAGCACACTTGTCGAATTGGAGTAATCTGTTAAgtgtgtgcatgattgattgaaacgGATGGAAtatggttgccaatttgttggaaccgtttcaatgaaatcagataaattggcaaactctggtaggaaacgatcgaccttggagtcacatatctaagatctggccagcagcacaacCAGAGattaaacccgtgaccactttaatGTTGCTGGTTGAGACTTACAACCTCAATTGTAAACAACTTACAGTCAGAAATGAGACTTACAGTCAACGTGTAAATCCAAGATCCAAGCCACGTGAGTAACATCTAGATACACCtttttgcgcgagcaggatacaacaggaacaagaggaacaggcttttcctcccgtatcctgcgcgcgcacattaaaaaaggctgtatgacacaaagagagataatttcactgcatgccactgatatatattatacactagctgtattacccggcttcgctcagtgtttataatataaaccgcttaaacatgactaagctaatttaattaaaaaaaaaaaaaaattaaaaaaaaatttaaaaattaaaaaaaaaaataaaaaaaaaataaaaaaaaaatcaaaaaaaaaaattaaaaaaaaaataaaaaaaaaataaaaaaaaattaaaaaaaaatttttttaaaaatcaaaaaaaaaaatcaaaattttttttgccttctagggcttcgccctcggcgcccccctgagcctttgccttctagggcttcgcccctccacgccccatgagcaattgccgtttagggcttcgccccccttagttaatgccttttagggcttcgcccctccgcacccccatgattaaatgccgtctagggcttcgccccccttagttaatgcctgttccgacttttgtaatgacgtgtggcaaacagtcttattaactgattgtcgattggcattattgacgagttggcattagtgtcggcccaagcggaaatacgcgacggtcgacagagttcgagcagacggcgtacggacaacttgtgttccgtacgctccgctgaaccaccacgtgcaaattttacatttcaataaactacatcaaaccattatcgaagtcttttccatgatggtcacttcgaaccggacaccagtaacctaggccacaacaccaaacggacaaaccaataggaaaaaacgtggtcgagaaaaaatggatgtcaattaagaaatcggtatcgttcctttgttactatccatacctttccaatactaataacatgtttgcttctatttcagcaatatattgattgatgtacagaggtacatgaccgcgtgattgacgcagaaaatatataaataaaaacataacctacaaagacgcatgggacacagaggtaatccaaaattatcggaacgatcacataaacatcgtaaaggatattcaagtaagtgaatgtattcaatctcaggcaatctgttcaaaaggcaatcatgtgggtaggtcagtttttaaaaatatgttttaaagtataacaattaattaacgcgattgtataaaataatatcgcgctacgaaggaatgtttcatcggtcgcatcgaaattcgtattaaaagtgtaaaatcagatgtagtgtaaaattagcaaagcacgtggggaattatacttgtagccccaaagtggcttaaaccaagtacataccggtatattcatataccggcagatctctttgtttcttaatgtgtgtagaaactttctcccccctcccccctccacaataaatgtggaattatacttgtagccccaaagtggcttaaaccaagtacataccggtatattcatataccggcagatctctttgtttcttaatgtgtgtagaaactttctcccccctcccccctccacaataaatgtggaattatacttgtagccccaaagtggcttaaaccaagtacataccggtatattcatatcggtagatctttgtttcttaatgtgtgtagaaacaccctccccccccccccttccacgataaatgtggaattatacttgtagccccaaagtggcttaaaccaagtacataccggtatattcatatcggtagatctttgtttcttaatgtgtgtagaaacaccctccccccccccccttccacgataaatgtggaattatacttgtagccccaaagtggcttaaaccaagtacataccggtatattcatatcggtagatctttgtttcttaatgtgtgtagaaacaccctcccccccccccccttccacgataaatgtggaattacacttgtagccccaaagtggattaaatcaagtacataccggcatattcatacatcggtagatctctttgtttcataatgtgtgatgaaacagtggtgatttaaaataaatcacaagacttgtagccccaaagtggtttaaatcaagcacccaccaatttagggttgtaatttcttccaaaatatgttggatagattctggtgataatagttaaagtagaatattaagattcacggttaatcattgaatattattaccttatctctacgaatagttcaattgacagctatagtagagaacaactgtatttatgagacgaaatagtgcaactttctgaaacaaatgtcaagtgctgaaaacgaggaaatagaagcttcgacttccaagtcgcataaaggtcgaaatccaactagggacgtagaacctattagagacaggtcaagctctagaatacatcagactcgaagtcagactcaatcgatagaaatattagcgaaggaaaataaagtagaagttataatgacgtcaatagaattaaggtattcaggcgcggtacaaagactaaaaggaaaaatagataaatcctccgaattagatgaaggacagtatcaaaccattaaagaagcatacgattatgtccgaaaactccattacgaatatttagataaccttacagacataccgaaagcggccaaaatagacgaagagtacgatgcaattacaataacagttaaaaatcttaaagcagcattagattgccaatcctttcaagatagtaaactaaaggtagagcaagcaacaattaaatttgctagagataagttaccgacgttaaccattcccacatttcagggagatccatctgaatggcaatcgtttcaacaagcttttaagaatataataggaaacaaaacggaatattcgaatgtcacgaaattgcaatatttgcatcaatccttaatcggtcccgctttggcagctgtatcaggtttagatattagctcagacaattacgaaatagcttggagtattttagacaagcaatataatttaccaagacttaatctcaaaactaggattaattcactttgtgacttaaaattaatcacaagagaatcacatatcgaattgagaaatctattgaatcaggtaacagtgtgtattaaaaacattgaatcgttgggttacgcgagagaaattttagatccatgggtaacatgtttagttctaaggaaattaccttttaatatagtaagagactgggaaatatcgctggttagcagagaaatgccaccatatgaaagtttagagacattcttgcagaatagatgtaatgtattacaatctactgcatctgtaactacggtgaaggaattccctcatagtcgtcaaagaatcatgagaactcatgtcgcgaacaaaaacccatcaagtaaggtaaacgcatgcgcattctgtcgaaataatcatttcataggcaaatgtgataaattcaaagcaaaatccagtatggaaagaaatgaattcgttaaatctaataacatgtgttttaaatgtttaaattcatcgcataagataacaaattgcaagtctaactataattgcttaaggtgcaaacaaaaccatcacactttgttgcatcaggacgatacatttagttccaataatacgggaaggaagtcaattaatgctcattctactcatttctctcaaagggagataattttaccgacggtacaagtagacattataacgtccaatggaacggtcgttaagggtcgcacattattagattccggctcacaagtcaactatgttaccacatctttcgctaagaagaataacttcaagttagagaaaatctctcaaaaaattgtaggtatcgctaatcaagaaagtagcattcgtcacatcaccaaggtgaccataaggtcttcaaccactaattactcaaccaaagtgttgtgtttggtattaccagaaattactggcgaaattccaactgtgaaactggatcaacagttaatttcaataccagcgggaatcaagttatcagatcccctttggaataaaccgacgccaatcgatttcttgctcggcgccgagatttgcgttcatgctatgaaagcaggaaccatccagttaggaaaaggtatgcctatcttaaaggataccgaattcggatggacaatagttggtccatatcccgaagtaaataatgctccagggaagagccacataggcttaagtcaattagacagtcacattcaaaacttttggatgatcgaccaggttcctatggtaaaacatcaatctcttgaggagaaaagatgtgaggaacatttccaagcacacacatcacgagataaaaacggtagattttgtgtagctttaccatataaaaattccccggtagtattaggaagttcattacacattgcggagaaaagacacaaaactttggaaagacgttttttagccaataataatttaaaaatggaatacaataaagttttagaagagtacataaatttaggacatatgtcagagtgtgaacctccggaggcacatgaggttcattgttatttacctcatcacgtcgtggttaaggagtctagccttaccactaaatatcgtgtagtttttgatgcgtccgcaaagacaacgtctaatatctcactaaataatattttgatggtgggacctaatgtccaatcagatttgttaagtttactactcaactttcgactccataaatacgtgattactgcggatattaagcagatgtaccgacagattcaaatagcagagaaaaataaaaatgtacaacgaatcatttggcgaacagatccccagagtaaattcaagcattacaagcttaatacagtaacattcggaactgcttcagccccatttttagctactagatgtctaaatcagttagcagaggagaatagaaacaaatatcccatcgctagtaaagtgatcgaacgtgatttttatgttgatgatttgctcacgggaactaatactattgaagctggtaaattattaaaggttcaactggaaaccatattattatcagccggtatgcccttaagcaaatggacatcgaacaactccgatataatcacggatgttaaagctgacgattgttcagattttaacttctctaacgaatcacacaaaactttaggtttattttggaaaccgcgggaagacgtttttgtatttaaggttcaaaccgaagtcgagactgaaaatataacaaaaagaaactttttatcagtaattagtcagatcttcgacccattaggactattatctccattgttaattaattataagatattaatgcaatctgtctggcaacaaaccattggttgggatgaattcattcctcagacaatcttcaaaaaatggaaagattgtcaattatccaatacagtcatgaaactttataaaattcctagattgataatactaaataatgtcattaatatacaggcacacggattttgtgacgcatccgagaaagcttatggtgcttgtatttatgtaaaatgtactgatcaattgggaaattccaaatgtcatcttgtgtgttctcgttcgagagtcgctccgctcagttttgtaactattccgcgtttagagctgtgctccgctatgttattatcaaagttaatgaagtcaacaatagaccaattaacaattcatattaatgaaaaatattattggacggattcaaccgtcgcattgcattggattagaggagagtcatgtaaatggaccaccttcgttgccaatcgagtggccgaaatccaatcaatatctcaacccattgagtggtaccatgtctcctctacagacaatccagcagatttaatttctcgagggactcaaccatcagaattaaatcataattcgttatggtgggacggccctagttggttgaaattagacgaatcacgatggcctcgaagacctcctgagatcacaatagatcttccagagagaagggtagtcactaacgctacccttgtgagggaaaataattggatagataaacattctcatcttccaagactccttcgagttttatcatatgttcgtcggccactaaggaataaacaattaaacgttaaagaaaataacgaaccgtccgctttagaattaaaagatgctttaaataatttgataaggttatcgcaaatggaatcatttccattggaatatcgtttgctgagcaagggacatccaattcccagtagcagtaaattagctaaattgtcccctctattccacgagaatttaatttgtgttggaagtagacttcctctgggaacaactctatcaacgtcacccattatcttgtcaaataagcataaacttacacacatgattgtccgagatgcgcacttgaaatatattcacttgggtactcaagccttactgtcgttattgcggcagacctattggccattggccggacataatactgtcaaaggagtggtgcgttcatgtgtcatttgtttcagaaataaaccactgtcacacaatagattaatgggattactcccgcttgaacgtaccactgcgaattttcctttcagtcatgtggggatagatttcgcaggaccttttcctgtgaagagtggttgcaataagaattctaagataattaagggttacgtttgtgtctttgtgtgtttttccagtaaggcagttcacttggaacttgtcggagacttaacgagttcaaatttcttaaattgtttaagaagattcgtagccagacgtggcaggcccaatacgatatattccgacaatgctactaattttgtcggtgcaagtcgtgaactcgttaatttagtaaaattaatttacgaacgtcctcatgaggagaagctactacggtatgtagcctccgaagggattcgttggaagtttaacccgccaagggcgcctcacatgggagggctgtgggaagcagcggttaaatccatgaagattcatttaaacaaggtgttaaaggccaccaccttaaatttcgaatcattttgtacggtattgactcaaatagaagcttgcatgaattcccgtcctcttagtcccttgtcttcggatccactagaccttttacccctcacacctggacatttcttaattggcagatccttactcgctcttccaatggaggttaaatataacactaatgtccatgccaatctgcttcagatacaattgaccacagcagcattttggaaacgttggtcggcggaatatttacattctttgcagttacgacacaaatggaagaaggactcgagcaacaatctgagtgtgggtcaaatggtcctgttaaaggaggaacacatgctgccaacccgatgggtcttgggtcgagtcactaaattgtatcccggaccagatggcagagttcgagtcgtcgacgtctttactgccagcggagagtttcgtcggtccagtcatctagtggcgccattgccgattctaccacaaggaccacttgacaggaaggaagatcagcaagagggaggagaaacagcagcttcaattccgtcaacttcggtagcttagtttaacccgaagacactacccccaactcatattacttattagatgtaatcatgagtttaaatcagtcaatgttaatagtagtactccgtaattcactttaattgtgttgtgtgtataatttaagctattttcattttaacattcggcagtatatatctccgaatttaatctaatcattttgtctttataatataagacttgtctcatgtcatcactcggaaggattatatccgagtttaaaataaactgttcaaatttgacagttaaaattagattcatgatttgttaatgttagtctccaagccacacttaatggagcatcttaaatt
This window contains:
- the LOC143909792 gene encoding uncharacterized protein LOC143909792 isoform X1, producing the protein MSSAENEEIEASTSKSHKGRNPTRDVEPIRDRSSSRIHQTRSQTQSIEILAKENKVEVIMTSIELRYSGAVQRLKGKIDKSSELDEGQYQTIKEAYDYVRKLHYEYLDNLTDIPKAAKIDEEYDAITITVKNLKAALDCQSFQDSKLKVEQATIKFARDKLPTLTIPTFQGDPSEWQSFQQAFKNIIGNKTEYSNVTKLQYLHQSLIGPALAAVSGLDISSDNYEIAWSILDKQYNLPRLNLKTRINSLCDLKLITRESHIELRNLLNQVTVCIKNIESLGYAREILDPWVTCLVLRKLPFNIVRDWEISLVSREMPPYESLETFLQNRCNVLQSTASVTTVKEFPHSRQRIMRTHVANKNPSSKVNACAFCRNNHFIGKCDKFKAKSSMERNEFVKSNNMCFKCLNSSHKITNCKSNYNCLRCKQNHHTLLHQDDTFSSNNTGRKSINAHSTHFSQREIILPTVQVDIITSNGTVVKGRTLLDSGSQVNYVTTSFAKKNNFKLEKISQKIVGIANQESSIRHITKVTIRSSTTNYSTKVLCLVLPEITGEIPTVKLDQQLISIPAGIKLSDPLWNKPTPIDFLLGAEICVHAMKAGTIQLGKGMPILKDTEFGWTIVGPYPEVNNAPGKSHIGLSQLDSHIQNFWMIDQVPMVKHQSLEEKRCEEHFQAHTSRDKNGRFCVALPYKNSPVVLGSSLHIAEKRHKTLERRFLANNNLKMEYNKVLEEYINLGHMSECEPPEAHEVHCYLPHHVVVKESSLTTKYRVVFDASAKTTSNISLNNILMVGPNVQSDLLSLLLNFRLHKYVITADIKQMYRQIQIAEKNKNVQRIIWRTDPQSKFKHYKLNTVTFGTASAPFLATRCLNQLAEENRNKYPIASKVIERDFYVDDLLTGTNTIEAGKLLKVQLETILLSAGMPLSKWTSNNSDIITDVKADDCSDFNFSNESHKTLGLFWKPREDVFVFKVQTEVETENITKRNFLSVISQIFDPLGLLSPLLINYKILMQSVWQQTIGWDEFIPQTIFKKWKDCQLSNTVMKLYKIPRLIILNNVINIQAHGFCDASEKAYGACIYVKCTDQLGNSKCHLVCSRSRVAPLSFVTIPRLELCSAMLLSKLMKSTIDQLTIHINEKYYWTDSTVALHWIRGESCKWTTFVANRVAEIQSISQPIEWYHVSSTDNPADLISRGTQPSELNHNSLWWDGPSWLKLDESRWPRRPPEITIDLPERRVVTNATLVRENNWIDKHSHLPRLLRVLSYVRRPLRNKQLNVKENNEPSALELKDALNNLIRLSQMESFPLEYRLLSKGHPIPSSSKLAKLSPLFHENLICVGSRLPLGTTLSTSPIILSNKHKLTHMIVRDAHLKYIHLGTQALLSLLRQTYWPLAGHNTVKGVVRSCVICFRNKPLSHNRLMGLLPLERTTANFPFSHVGIDFAGPFPVKSGCNKNSKIIKGYVCVFVCFSSKAVHLELVGDLTSSNFLNCLRRFVARRGRPNTIYSDNATNFVGASRELVNLVKLIYERPHEEKLLRYVASEGIRWKFNPPRAPHMGGLWEAAVKSMKIHLNKVLKATTLNFESFCTVLTQIEACMNSRPLSPLSSDPLDLLPLTPGHFLIGRSLLALPMEVKYNTNVHANLLQIQLTTAAFWKRWSAEYLHSLQLRHKWKKDSSNNLSVGQMVLLKEEHMLPTRWVLGRVTKLYPGPDGRVRVVDVFTASGEFRRSSHLVAPLPILPQGPLDRKEDQQEGGETAASIPSTSVA